A window of Microcystis aeruginosa FD4 contains these coding sequences:
- the secE gene encoding preprotein translocase subunit SecE: protein MAKKETLEKDTSDKKEGSSFQVKEFVNETKEELAKVVWPSRQQLLSESAAVMLMVTLVATLIYLIDKFFAWGAGKVFP from the coding sequence GTGGCCAAAAAAGAAACCCTAGAAAAAGACACGAGCGACAAGAAAGAGGGAAGCTCTTTTCAGGTCAAGGAATTCGTCAATGAAACCAAAGAAGAACTCGCCAAAGTCGTCTGGCCTTCCCGTCAGCAACTTTTGAGTGAATCAGCGGCCGTGATGTTAATGGTGACTTTGGTAGCCACTCTCATCTATCTGATTGATAAATTCTTTGCCTGGGGTGCGGGGAAGGTGTTCCCATGA